The following coding sequences lie in one Thiohalospira halophila DSM 15071 genomic window:
- a CDS encoding 2-isopropylmalate synthase: protein MSQEHLTIFDTTLRDGEQSPGASMTREEKIRIARQLERLRVDVIEAGFPAASEGDFESVRAVAESVKESTVCGLARAVERDIERAGEALAGAAHARIHTFIATSTVHMENKLRMGPDEVVERAVAAVRRARDFVDDVEFSAEDAGRSEPDFLYRIVEAAIDAGATTINIPDTVGYAIPEQFGQLIADIRANVPNSDRATFSSHCHNDLGLAVANSLAAVTNGARQVECTINGLGERAGNAALEEIVMALQVRQDVFPCNTRIDTTQIVPSSKLVASVTGFQPQPNKAIVGANAFAHESGIHQDGVLKHRETYEIMRAEDVGWNTNRMVLGKHSGRNAFKSRLAEIGIELESEAILNDAFAKFKELADKKHEIFDEDLQTLVTEAGVEAENQRVQLVSVHVCSETGETPEATVTLEVDGEERQGRATGSGSVDATFSAIEAVMASTTQLLLYSVNNITSGTDAQGEVTVRLERGGRIVNGQGADVDIVIASAQAYINALNKIMAPVERSHPQAGDV from the coding sequence ATGAGTCAGGAACATCTCACCATCTTTGATACCACCCTTCGCGACGGGGAGCAGAGTCCCGGCGCTTCCATGACGCGCGAAGAGAAGATCCGTATCGCCCGGCAGCTCGAGCGGCTGCGGGTGGACGTCATCGAGGCCGGCTTCCCGGCGGCCAGCGAGGGCGACTTCGAGTCGGTCCGGGCCGTCGCCGAGAGCGTGAAGGAGAGCACGGTCTGCGGCCTCGCCCGCGCCGTGGAGCGGGACATCGAGCGTGCCGGGGAGGCGCTGGCCGGTGCCGCCCACGCCCGCATCCACACCTTCATCGCCACCTCCACGGTGCACATGGAGAACAAGCTCCGCATGGGGCCGGACGAGGTGGTGGAGCGGGCCGTGGCCGCCGTGCGCCGGGCGCGGGACTTCGTGGACGACGTGGAGTTCTCCGCCGAGGATGCCGGCCGCTCCGAGCCGGACTTCCTCTACCGCATCGTGGAGGCGGCCATCGACGCCGGGGCGACCACCATCAATATCCCGGACACGGTGGGCTACGCCATCCCGGAGCAGTTCGGCCAGCTCATCGCCGACATCCGGGCCAACGTCCCCAACAGCGACCGGGCGACCTTCTCCAGCCACTGCCACAACGACCTCGGCCTCGCCGTGGCCAACTCCCTGGCGGCGGTGACCAACGGCGCCCGCCAGGTGGAGTGCACCATCAACGGCCTCGGCGAGCGGGCGGGTAACGCGGCGCTGGAGGAGATCGTCATGGCCCTGCAGGTGCGCCAGGACGTCTTCCCCTGCAACACCCGCATCGATACCACCCAGATCGTGCCCAGCTCCAAGCTGGTGGCGTCGGTGACCGGCTTCCAGCCGCAGCCCAACAAGGCCATCGTGGGCGCCAACGCCTTCGCCCACGAGTCGGGGATCCACCAGGACGGGGTGCTCAAGCACCGCGAGACCTACGAGATCATGCGCGCCGAGGATGTGGGCTGGAACACCAACCGCATGGTCCTGGGCAAGCACTCCGGCCGGAACGCCTTCAAGTCGCGGCTGGCCGAGATCGGCATCGAGCTGGAATCGGAGGCGATACTCAACGACGCCTTCGCCAAATTCAAGGAACTCGCCGACAAGAAGCACGAGATCTTCGACGAGGACCTCCAGACCCTGGTCACCGAGGCCGGGGTGGAGGCGGAGAACCAGCGCGTCCAGCTGGTCTCCGTCCACGTCTGCTCCGAGACCGGGGAGACGCCGGAGGCCACCGTCACCCTGGAGGTCGACGGCGAGGAGCGCCAGGGCCGGGCCACCGGCAGCGGCTCGGTGGATGCCACCTTCTCCGCCATCGAGGCGGTCATGGCCTCCACCACCCAGCTGTTGCTCTACTCGGTGAACAACATCACCTCCGGCACTGACGCCCAGGGCGAGGTCACCGTCCGGCTGGAGCGGGGCGGGCGCATCGTCAACGGCCAGGGGGCCGACGTCGATATCGTCATCGCCTCCGCCCAGGCCTATATCAATGCCCTGAACAAGATCATGGCGCCGGTGGAGCGTTCCCACCCCCAGGCCGGCGACGTCTAG
- a CDS encoding uracil-DNA glycosylase, with the protein MEEGRRRVWLEALGIPRWERRADAPAPQLGPAEGTEVAPVGAEEPATAPQAGDEPASSESRAGEGGAAEGAPGAPEEPIVPAPDPVARLDWEPLAARVAECTACDLHQSRTQTVFGVGDRAADWLVVGEAPGAEEDRRGEPFVGRAGELLDAMLVALGLARGSGVYIANILKCRPPRNRDPQPAEVAACSPYLRRQIELIDPGVILAVGRIAATNLLGREARLGELRGKVHAHPETGTPVVVTYHPAYLLRNPADKARAWADLKLARQTLAEHRGDA; encoded by the coding sequence GTGGAGGAGGGGCGACGCCGGGTCTGGCTGGAGGCGCTGGGGATCCCGCGGTGGGAGCGCCGCGCGGATGCCCCGGCGCCGCAGCTCGGGCCGGCCGAAGGCACCGAGGTGGCGCCCGTCGGCGCCGAGGAGCCGGCGACCGCCCCGCAGGCCGGGGATGAGCCGGCCTCCTCCGAGTCGAGGGCCGGCGAGGGCGGTGCAGCCGAGGGGGCGCCCGGTGCGCCGGAGGAACCTATCGTCCCCGCGCCCGATCCCGTGGCCCGCCTCGACTGGGAGCCGCTGGCCGCCCGGGTCGCCGAGTGCACCGCCTGCGACCTCCACCAGTCCCGAACGCAGACCGTCTTCGGCGTGGGCGACCGCGCCGCCGACTGGCTGGTGGTGGGCGAGGCCCCGGGGGCCGAGGAGGATCGCCGCGGCGAGCCCTTCGTGGGTCGGGCCGGGGAGCTCCTGGACGCCATGCTCGTCGCCCTGGGGCTGGCCCGCGGTAGCGGCGTCTACATCGCCAACATCCTCAAGTGCCGCCCCCCGCGCAACCGCGACCCCCAGCCGGCGGAGGTGGCCGCCTGTTCCCCCTACCTGCGGCGCCAGATCGAGCTCATCGACCCGGGCGTAATCCTCGCCGTGGGCCGGATCGCCGCCACCAACCTGCTGGGCCGGGAGGCCCGACTGGGGGAACTGCGCGGGAAGGTCCACGCCCATCCGGAGACGGGGACGCCGGTGGTGGTTACCTACCACCCCGCCTATCTCCTGCGGAACCCGGCGGACAAGGCCCGCGCCTGGGCGGACCTGAAGCTGGCCCGCCAAACCCTGGCGGAGCACAGGGGTGACGCCTGA
- the rimI gene encoding ribosomal protein S18-alanine N-acetyltransferase — translation MVGADLPAILTIEEATYHEPWTEGIFRDCLRVGYTGRVLEVASATGEAAGLAGYGLLSAAAGECHILNLCTAPDQRGRGVGRLLLRALLAEGRLAGAEQAFLEVRPSNAAALGLYQAEGFETVGVREGYYPAEAGREDAWVLRRELVGRNPGG, via the coding sequence ATGGTGGGGGCGGACCTCCCGGCGATCCTGACCATCGAGGAGGCCACCTACCACGAGCCCTGGACCGAGGGGATCTTCCGGGACTGTCTGCGCGTGGGCTATACCGGCCGGGTCCTGGAGGTCGCATCGGCCACGGGGGAGGCCGCGGGCCTCGCCGGCTACGGCCTGCTCTCGGCCGCCGCCGGGGAGTGCCACATCCTCAACCTCTGCACCGCCCCCGACCAGCGAGGTCGGGGTGTGGGGCGACTCCTCCTGCGCGCCCTCCTGGCCGAGGGCCGGCTCGCGGGGGCGGAACAGGCCTTCCTGGAGGTCCGCCCCTCCAATGCCGCCGCCCTTGGTCTCTACCAGGCCGAGGGTTTCGAGACCGTGGGCGTGCGCGAGGGCTACTACCCGGCCGAAGCGGGTCGGGAGGATGCCTGGGTGCTGCGGCGGGAGCTGGTGGGCCGAAACCCCGGCGGCTGA